A single Paenibacillus kribbensis DNA region contains:
- a CDS encoding DUF1540 domain-containing protein, which yields MSQEAKPIVKCSVANCHYWGENNFCKADLIMIEVDGHADKKFKEEYAGESFSSEERDKAATSAATCCHTFKPKSL from the coding sequence ATGAGCCAAGAGGCCAAGCCCATAGTTAAATGCAGTGTAGCCAATTGCCATTATTGGGGAGAAAACAACTTTTGCAAGGCGGATTTGATTATGATTGAAGTTGATGGTCATGCCGATAAGAAATTTAAGGAAGAATACGCGGGAGAAAGCTTCAGCTCTGAAGAACGTGATAAAGCTGCCACGTCTGCTGCCACTTGTTGCCACACTTTTAAGCCGAAGTCTTTGTAA
- a CDS encoding YpuI family protein, with translation MSAVNVQKLCESAQERLKAAVKRVEKFLNEHALPQLAVDGNEESVLFYKGFLSDLRHILVFSEVSYEKLGVALRRANFDVDFAEKALYNVYHDCVNSFFYPKNESYAEDGRYAYTGQDAIRFRKTPVPAAREVIMDITKNFEELRDDLTYYESDYLTQRRMQTRRTHA, from the coding sequence ATGTCAGCAGTCAACGTACAAAAATTATGTGAGTCGGCGCAGGAGAGACTGAAAGCTGCCGTGAAACGTGTGGAAAAATTCCTCAATGAGCATGCCCTGCCGCAGCTTGCTGTGGATGGAAATGAGGAGTCCGTACTTTTTTATAAAGGCTTTTTGTCGGATCTTCGCCATATCCTTGTTTTTTCTGAAGTATCCTATGAAAAGCTGGGTGTGGCTTTACGCCGTGCCAACTTTGACGTCGATTTTGCGGAAAAGGCATTGTATAACGTTTACCATGACTGCGTGAACAGCTTTTTTTATCCTAAAAATGAATCTTACGCAGAGGACGGACGCTATGCTTATACGGGACAAGATGCTATTCGCTTCCGTAAAACGCCTGTGCCTGCCGCGCGCGAAGTGATCATGGACATTACTAAAAATTTTGAAGAGCTGCGTGATGATCTGACTTATTATGAAAGTGATTATTTGACTCAGCGTCGTATGCAGACTCGTCGTACTCATGCTTAA
- a CDS encoding lytic transglycosylase domain-containing protein, producing the protein MQIDPRVSKSMLDMQLLNNMSATTQTGTTDAFSGLLEQVGQLETDDAATRENSGDVTRDENGLLWLQLGPSRGTSSPFAVYPASSSTGSDGPTKPTAYDDLINEASQKYGVPVALIKAVIDTESSFNPLVTSSAGAKGLMQLMDATAQGLGVSDPYDPSQNIDAGVRYLSYQIKRFNGQENMALAAYNAGPGRVQRLGVSSDEQLMAVLDKLPLETQKYITKIQNAREKYTM; encoded by the coding sequence ATGCAAATTGATCCGCGCGTGTCCAAATCCATGTTAGACATGCAGCTGTTAAATAATATGAGTGCTACAACCCAAACGGGCACAACGGATGCTTTTTCCGGATTGCTGGAACAAGTAGGTCAGTTGGAGACAGATGATGCCGCGACTCGTGAGAATTCTGGCGATGTTACCCGTGATGAAAATGGGTTGCTTTGGCTACAACTGGGACCTTCGAGGGGAACGTCTTCCCCTTTTGCAGTATACCCTGCTTCTTCCAGCACAGGAAGCGACGGACCTACGAAGCCTACTGCGTATGATGATTTGATTAACGAGGCCAGCCAAAAATACGGCGTTCCGGTAGCTTTGATTAAAGCGGTTATTGATACGGAATCTTCATTTAATCCGCTGGTCACTTCTTCGGCTGGGGCCAAAGGGCTTATGCAGCTTATGGATGCTACTGCTCAAGGTTTGGGAGTTAGTGACCCATATGATCCTTCCCAAAACATTGATGCTGGTGTTCGTTATTTGTCTTACCAGATCAAACGTTTTAACGGACAGGAAAATATGGCCTTGGCGGCATATAATGCAGGCCCGGGACGCGTGCAGCGTCTTGGTGTAAGCAGTGATGAGCAATTGATGGCTGTACTGGATAAGCTTCCATTAGAAACGCAAAAATATATTACGAAAATACAGAATGCACGTGAAAAATATACGATGTAA
- a CDS encoding S8 family peptidase — MSRQKWLKPLLGAAAGVLLITLMLPSRDHRHTPQPEYTAKMVPQQEKQLKKGILALDVSATDSLTRMDARQDIQYVMRELHGKTNDQKKHFIRKLQQSHNHLHSLQWIHTRNGKNNTYTGSKAQPRLLNDPQIKSSMAVARRSVMQNKSYESAAFQVDGGKYFIMAEPSTDGTYGVAALVSQQVLHDVEKHQRKNLRLIPYPKEGSYKVESVHPDTLHDITVKTGHDNENASHYFENEIVVRFRHNPDQRQLREIARDLHCEPGRKLGYTYVFHSDNMSYKELNQYFSKKWNPLYTEPHYMYLTNEKKLFNSDGNVPNDLLFSRYQWNLPATETNRGWGLSKGSKNVTVAIVDTGVDLDHPDLKGQILSGHNVVKPSKKPYDDVGHGTHVAGIISALVNNGEGVAGMTWYNKVMPVKVLDKSGSGTTYSVAEGIIWAADHGAKVINLSLGNYAQAEFLHDAIKYAYDKDVVLVAATGNDNTERPGYPAAYPEVFAVSATDSSMHRASFSNYGDYVDVMAPGASIASTYPGNQYAALSGTSMASPHVSALAALIRSINPDLTNKEVMDLMRKNVIDLGAPGHDKYFGYGQIDVYKALKAAQRPYVPLQLYPQHLSDKLKSLLKKLEM, encoded by the coding sequence ATGTCTCGGCAAAAATGGTTAAAGCCCCTGCTCGGTGCAGCTGCCGGAGTGCTTCTTATCACACTGATGTTGCCTTCCCGTGATCACCGCCACACACCGCAACCCGAGTATACGGCCAAGATGGTACCACAGCAAGAGAAGCAACTTAAAAAGGGAATACTGGCTTTGGATGTGTCCGCTACAGATTCACTCACTCGCATGGATGCCAGACAGGATATTCAATACGTCATGCGGGAGCTTCATGGCAAAACCAACGATCAGAAAAAGCATTTTATCCGCAAGCTGCAGCAATCGCACAACCATCTTCATTCGTTACAGTGGATTCATACGCGTAACGGGAAAAACAACACCTATACAGGCAGCAAAGCACAACCCCGTCTGCTGAATGATCCTCAAATCAAAAGCAGTATGGCTGTGGCTCGCCGTTCCGTCATGCAAAATAAATCCTACGAATCCGCTGCTTTTCAGGTGGATGGCGGTAAATATTTTATCATGGCAGAACCATCGACTGACGGAACCTATGGCGTTGCCGCCTTGGTCAGCCAACAAGTATTACATGACGTGGAGAAGCATCAGCGCAAAAATCTGCGTTTGATTCCCTACCCCAAGGAAGGGAGCTACAAGGTCGAATCCGTACATCCTGACACCCTGCACGATATTACCGTCAAAACCGGTCATGACAACGAAAATGCGAGCCATTATTTTGAAAATGAAATCGTCGTTCGCTTTCGTCACAATCCCGATCAACGCCAGCTGCGCGAAATCGCAAGAGATTTGCACTGTGAGCCTGGTCGTAAGCTGGGTTACACCTATGTGTTTCATTCCGATAACATGAGCTACAAGGAGTTAAATCAATACTTTTCGAAAAAATGGAATCCACTTTATACAGAACCTCACTATATGTATCTAACCAATGAAAAGAAGCTATTTAATTCTGATGGAAATGTTCCCAATGATTTGCTCTTTTCTCGGTATCAATGGAATCTGCCAGCCACCGAAACCAACCGGGGTTGGGGATTAAGCAAAGGCAGCAAGAATGTAACTGTTGCCATCGTGGACACAGGAGTGGATCTGGATCATCCCGACCTTAAGGGCCAAATCCTCTCGGGACATAACGTGGTAAAACCATCTAAAAAGCCTTATGATGACGTCGGTCACGGAACCCATGTCGCCGGGATCATTTCTGCACTCGTGAATAATGGCGAGGGCGTCGCCGGCATGACGTGGTATAACAAGGTCATGCCGGTTAAGGTACTCGACAAATCCGGCTCCGGTACGACATACTCGGTTGCAGAAGGTATTATATGGGCAGCCGATCATGGAGCCAAGGTTATCAATTTGAGTCTGGGCAACTATGCACAAGCTGAATTTTTGCATGATGCGATCAAATACGCCTATGACAAAGACGTCGTGCTGGTTGCAGCTACGGGCAATGATAATACGGAACGCCCCGGTTATCCTGCAGCGTACCCCGAAGTGTTTGCCGTTTCGGCTACAGATTCTTCCATGCACCGTGCCTCTTTTTCCAACTATGGGGATTATGTGGACGTCATGGCTCCAGGTGCAAGCATCGCCAGCACATATCCAGGGAATCAATACGCTGCTTTGTCGGGTACTTCGATGGCCAGTCCGCATGTGTCTGCGCTCGCCGCCCTGATTCGGTCAATCAATCCCGACCTAACCAATAAAGAGGTTATGGATTTAATGAGAAAAAACGTCATTGATTTAGGCGCGCCAGGACATGACAAATATTTCGGATATGGACAAATCGATGTGTACAAGGCGTTAAAAGCAGCACAACGTCCATATGTTCCTTTACAATTGTATCCACAGCATCTGAGCGACAAATTAAAATCCCTTTTAAAGAAGCTGGAAATGTAA